In the genome of Desulfobacterales bacterium, the window TTCTTTTCCTCTAATTTAAACTTTTTTTCTAAATTATCTATAAATTCAACTCTTTTCTTTACTTTTAAAGGATTTCCGGTATTTACTCCTTTAAAATCAGTTGTTCCGTAATATATATAATCATCTCCAGTTCCCAAATTAAAATATAAAATGCTTACTGATATTACTTTACTTATTTCCTTATAAACTTCCCCTATTTTTATTGTTTCTACTATTACTTTAGATGTTCCGTATAAAAGCCTTTCTAAATAATCCGATTCTCTTGTGTTTTGTATTTCTATAATTATTTTCCTTTTATAACTATCCTCTATCATTAAATCTACCTGATTGAATTTTGAATCTTCGTATTCCTGATTAGATTCGCTTTCTATTAACTGTAATATCTTTATATTATTATCATTTAATAAAGCCGACAAAAAACCTTCCAATACGTCAAAATTCGCTTTGTCTCTTAGAAGCTTTTTCATCGCCCAGTCAAATCTTATTAATTTTGCCATTTTTACCTCCTAAATAAGTGAGAATTCATAAAAGTTTATAAAAAACTGGATTCAAAGTGTAAACTAAAATTGCCAGCGTAAAAAAAGTTATAATTTATTATGGATTCTCACTTAGTGACGTATTATTATTTTTTTTTTTAAAATCCCTTTCCCTTAACTTAATGGCATTGACACGTGCCTATCCTTATGCTCTGCCAGGTATAGGTTGGCAACCATCATCGCATTTAAAATTTTTTTTAGCTTTGATTATATTCTTGACTTCTCCCATAATAATAAGGGTCATACCTTTTTTTAAAGTACATGTTGGCGGAGGGTTAAACTTAATTTCATCATCTGATAAATTTTTAGATCCAAGCACTAAAAGGCCATATTTGTCCTTTAAGCCTGAATCCATTATTCTTTTTCCATTTAAAGGAGAATTTTCTGAAATAATTATTTCATGAATTCGTAAATCTCCTTTTTGGCTTCGCAGCATTTTATCCAAAAAATCAACAGCAGTAGGCCTAATCATCTCTGAAGCCATTCTTAAAGCTCCAATAGAATTTGGAGATATTATTCGATCTGCTCCTGCTTTTTTTAGCTTTGCCTCAAATCTTTTATCAGTCATACGGGTAATTATTCTAATATCGCTATTTAGCATTCGTGAACTAATCGTTATATAAAGATTATCCTTATCCGATGGAAGGGCAATAAATAGCCCTTTAGCCCTTTCAATTCCAGCATCAATAAGGTTTTGTTCTTCGGTAGCGTCTCCTTGAATATATAAAAGACCTTTTATAACAGATTCGCATTTTTTTATTTTATCATCGTCAAATTCTATTAAAACGATATTTTCATCATTTTTGGACATTTCAACCATTAAAGGTCTTCCAGTTTCTCCTCCGCCACATAAAATATAATGATTTGAAAGTTTTTTTATTTTATCTTCCATTTTTCTTTTTTTTATTAAGCCTGTTAATTCACCTTCAATAAACAAAGCTGTAATAGATGTAACTCCATAAGCAATGATTCCCATTCCTAAAATAATAAGAAACATAGTGAAAATTTTAGCGGAATCATTTCCAGAAACATCTAAAATTTCTCCATACCCTACTCCAGTTATAGTAATAACAGTCATGTATATGCAGTCAATAAGTCTATATTTGCCAAGAAATAAAAAAAAATATCCCACTCCGCCGAGCAAAATAACAAAAATAATAAAAACAACTACAATAAAAAAAATTCTTTCTGTCTTCATAATTAATTTAATTCATTGAAGCTGCTTCCAAATATCCAAGGTCAAAGGCTGATAAATTTATATCAACAAAAGACTTTTTAGTTTTAGTTCTTATGGCTTCTTTTATAGATTCTGCATTAATTGGCACTAATTTCGTTTGAATGAGTGCTCCAAGCAAAACCATATTTACAGACATAATATTTCCTGCTTGTTTTGCGAGATGAGCCGCATCAAATGCAATTAGTTTAGCTGTTTTAGATTTTATAAGGGACTTTATCGTTTCAATGTCTGGATAAGTTCCTCTTCCTATCGCAACCGTAAATGGCGGCTGAGATGATAAATTAGTTATTACTAATGTATTTTTATTGCATTTATTTAAAGCTCTTAAACTTTCAAGGGGTTCAAATCCCACCATAACATCTGCTTCTGAATCAGAAATTATAGTACTTTGAGCATCTCCAAAAATAAGAGCTGATTCAACTACACCGCCTCTTTGAGCCATTCCGTGTATTTCGCTCATTTTTACTGGAATATTTGAAAGTAACGCCGCTTCTCCAAGAATTTTTGAGGTTAAAAGATTTCCCTGGCCTCCAACAGCAACAATTATTAATCTTATAGGTTTCATAAAATTTTGGCGTAAAATACTTGACGCCATCCTCCTTTCTATTCACGAACACCCTTCGGGCGAATAATTATAGTTTTAAATTTTCAACTTTCCATTTTTAGCGGTAATATTGCTTTTTCAGGACAAATTTGAGCGCAGACAGAGCATCCTACGCATAAAGATGGGTTAATTTTTACCCGATCGTTTTCTACAAAAAAAGCAGGACACGCTAATTCATTTATACAAGTTTTGTGATTTTTACATTTATCACTAATATAAAATGGCTTGCCCTTTAATTTTTTTAAGCTTTTTGCATAAAGAACGCATTTTTGTTTAGCAATAATAACTGACATTCCTTTAAATTCTAAAGCTTCGCGTATAGCTTGGATGCTTTTATTAACATTATAAGGCTTAACTTCAACAATTTTTTGAACACCTATAGCTTTGACAAGGCTTTCAATTGATATTTGATTATATCCTTCAAAATTCAATTCTTTCATATCAACACCAGGGTGGGGTTGATGTCCTGTCATTGCAGTAGTCCCATTATCGAGTATTACTAAAGTAAAGTTATGATTATTAAAAACAGCATTCACAAGACCCGGGATTCCAGAATGAAAAAATGTTGAATCACCAATAAAAGATATAACTTTTTTGTCTGTAGCCTTTGAAAAACCACACGAGGTTCCAACTGAAGAACCCATACAAATAAGAAAATCGCCTGTAGAAAGTGGAGGTAAAAATCCAAGAGTATAACAACCAATGTCAGTCGGACTCATTGTATTCATACCTTCCGATGCTTTTTTAACTTCATAAAATACTGCCCTGTGGGAACATCCAGCACAAAGATTCGGAGGCCTTTGTGGAAGATCAGGAACGTCTGAAATATCTATAGCCTTTGACGATTCAATAGCTACTCCAAAAAATTGAGCGATACATTTTCTCACGATAGCTGGATTAAACTCAAACAGCCTTGAAAAAAGGTCTTTTTCTTTACCCCGAATTGGAATTGTTATTCCTTTTTCTTGGGCAAAAGCTTTTACCGCTTCTTCCATATATGGTTCGCCTTCTTCAACAATAAGGACTTTTTCACATCCATCTAAAAATTTTTTAATTAGTTCTGAAGGCATTGGATGGGAAAAACCAATTCTAAGGAGTTTGACTTTATCTTCAATATTTAAATCTTTTAAAGCGTCTGAAACGTATCCAAGACTGACTCCATTACAAATAATTCCCCAAGAACCGCTACCATTTATAAAATTGCATGGAGATACATTAGAAACGCTTTCAGCTTTTTCGTAGTTTTCTAAAAGTTTTATGTGAAGCTTTCTCGATACTGCCGGCACTGTAACATAATTAAACGGATCTTTTTTAAAATCACCTTTCACTTTAGGCTTCGACATTTGGCCAAGTTCAACTATCCCAGTAGAATGATTGATTCTTGTAGTAGTTCTGAAAATAACAGGCTCCCTTAAAAGCTCAGAAAGTTCAAATGCATATTTAATCATTTCTTTTGCTTCTTGAACGGATGAAGGTTCAAGAATTGGAAGACCTGATAATTTTCCATAATATCTGTTGTCTTGCTCATTTTGGCTTGAAAACATAAAAGGATCATCTGCTGATAAGATAATCATTCCAGCGTTAACTCCTACATAAGCAAGCGTCATTAAAGCGTCAGATGCTACATTCAAACCAACATGCTTCATTATACACATTGATCGAAGATTAGAATTTGCAGCCGCTGATACAACTTCAAGAGCGACTTTTTCGTTTGTGCTATACTCAAAATACATATCTGTTTCTTTTGAAATCTGAAAAAAATTTAAAGATATTTCAGATGAAGGCGTACCAGGGTAAGTTGCGGCAAAAGCTAAACCAGCTTCAATAGCGCCCCTTACAATCGCCTCATTTCCAAGCAAAAACATTTTTTCTCCAACATTTTCATTCAGAAGTTTGTGCATTATATGTTCCTTTTAAAAAATTATTATAATGTAAAAAAAATATAGGTTATACATAAGTGAGAATTCATAAAAGTTTATAAAAAACTGGATTCCCGCCTTCGCGGGAATGACGTAGGTGTTGCGCCGTCATTCCCGCGAAGGCGGGAATCCAGAATTCAAAGTGTAAACTAAAATTGCCAGCGTAAAAAAAGTTATAATTTATTATGGATTCTCACTTAGTAATAAATTGATTATAGTTTAAAGAATTTGACTCAAAAATTTTTTTAATCTTGGATGTTCAGGACTTTCAAAAAAATGAATAGGAGGTCCTTCTTCAAGAATTTGGCCTTCATCCATAAAAATAACCCTGTCTGCAACTTCCCTGGCAAAACCCATTTCATGGGTAACAACAACCATAGTCATACCTTCTCTTGCAAGTTTAACCATAACATCAAGAACCTCTCCTATCATTTCAGGATCAAGGGCTGATGTAGGCTCATCAAAAAGCATAATTTTAGGATTCATAGCAAGAGCCCTTGCGATAGCAACTCTTTGTTTTTGGCCTCCTGAAAGTTGAGCTGGATATAAATCAGCTTTTTCCCGTATCCCAACTTTTTCTAAAAGTTCAAGAGCCTTTTCTTTTGCAATTTTAGGAGGGATTTTTTTTAGTTTAATTGGAGCAAGGGTTAAATTTTCTAAAGCAGTTTTATGTCTAAAAAGATTAAAATTTTGAAAAACCATTCCAAGCTCTGTTCTTAGGGAATTTATATCTGTTTTTTCATCATTTACATCGATACCGTCAACAATGATTTTACCTTTATCTATTCTTTCAAGGCGGTTTATTGTTCTTAAAACTGTACTTTTTCCAGAACCGCTTGGTCCAATTATGACAACCTTTTGTCCTTGATTGACTGTAATTGATACATTGTCTAATGCCTTAAAATTTCCAAAAAATTTATAAATGTTTTGAATTATTATTATTGGACTATCTTCTTTCATAACGGCTCAGTCTCTCCTCCATTAATCCTACCATTTTTGAAAGGACAAGGGTAATTATAAGATAAATAATAGCTATAAGCGTATAGGTTTCAAAATAAAGAAAACTTTCCGATGCGAATTCTCTGCCTCTTCTTAAAAGATCGGAAACTGCAAGTATAGAAACAAGGGACGTATCTTTGAGCAAGGCTATAAATTCATTGCCAACAGGCGGTAATATAGTCCTCCATGCTTGAGGCAGAATAACATAAAACATAGTTTGAGTTCTATTAAACCCTAATGAACGAGCCGCTTCTGTCTGCCCCCATTCAATTGATTCTATTCCTGCTCGAAATACTTCACCCATATATGCACCATAACAAACACTCATGGAAATTATTGCAGCCATTATATCTGGAA includes:
- a CDS encoding Rpn family recombination-promoting nuclease/putative transposase; the encoded protein is MAKLIRFDWAMKKLLRDKANFDVLEGFLSALLNDNNIKILQLIESESNQEYEDSKFNQVDLMIEDSYKRKIIIEIQNTRESDYLERLLYGTSKVIVETIKIGEVYKEISKVISVSILYFNLGTGDDYIYYGTTDFKGVNTGNPLKVKKRVEFIDNLEKKFKLEEKNIFPEYYLIQVERYKDVVKQAIDEWIYMIKHNEVKEGSKSKNIDKAKEKLSELNMTPEQRARYERYLINAAIEKDVVNTAKEEGVEIGKKEGIEIGKKEGIEIGEKRGEKRGIEKERSRMAESMILKNISDDLIFELTGLNQNEIMEIRDKLKTQI
- a CDS encoding potassium channel protein, whose amino-acid sequence is MMKTERIFFIVVVFIIFVILLGGVGYFFLFLGKYRLIDCIYMTVITITGVGYGEILDVSGNDSAKIFTMFLIILGMGIIAYGVTSITALFIEGELTGLIKKRKMEDKIKKLSNHYILCGGGETGRPLMVEMSKNDENIVLIEFDDDKIKKCESVIKGLLYIQGDATEEQNLIDAGIERAKGLFIALPSDKDNLYITISSRMLNSDIRIITRMTDKRFEAKLKKAGADRIISPNSIGALRMASEMIRPTAVDFLDKMLRSQKGDLRIHEIIISENSPLNGKRIMDSGLKDKYGLLVLGSKNLSDDEIKFNPPPTCTLKKGMTLIIMGEVKNIIKAKKNFKCDDGCQPIPGRA
- a CDS encoding indolepyruvate oxidoreductase subunit beta; this translates as MKPIRLIIVAVGGQGNLLTSKILGEAALLSNIPVKMSEIHGMAQRGGVVESALIFGDAQSTIISDSEADVMVGFEPLESLRALNKCNKNTLVITNLSSQPPFTVAIGRGTYPDIETIKSLIKSKTAKLIAFDAAHLAKQAGNIMSVNMVLLGALIQTKLVPINAESIKEAIRTKTKKSFVDINLSAFDLGYLEAASMN
- the iorA gene encoding indolepyruvate ferredoxin oxidoreductase subunit alpha, translated to MHKLLNENVGEKMFLLGNEAIVRGAIEAGLAFAATYPGTPSSEISLNFFQISKETDMYFEYSTNEKVALEVVSAAANSNLRSMCIMKHVGLNVASDALMTLAYVGVNAGMIILSADDPFMFSSQNEQDNRYYGKLSGLPILEPSSVQEAKEMIKYAFELSELLREPVIFRTTTRINHSTGIVELGQMSKPKVKGDFKKDPFNYVTVPAVSRKLHIKLLENYEKAESVSNVSPCNFINGSGSWGIICNGVSLGYVSDALKDLNIEDKVKLLRIGFSHPMPSELIKKFLDGCEKVLIVEEGEPYMEEAVKAFAQEKGITIPIRGKEKDLFSRLFEFNPAIVRKCIAQFFGVAIESSKAIDISDVPDLPQRPPNLCAGCSHRAVFYEVKKASEGMNTMSPTDIGCYTLGFLPPLSTGDFLICMGSSVGTSCGFSKATDKKVISFIGDSTFFHSGIPGLVNAVFNNHNFTLVILDNGTTAMTGHQPHPGVDMKELNFEGYNQISIESLVKAIGVQKIVEVKPYNVNKSIQAIREALEFKGMSVIIAKQKCVLYAKSLKKLKGKPFYISDKCKNHKTCINELACPAFFVENDRVKINPSLCVGCSVCAQICPEKAILPLKMES
- a CDS encoding amino acid ABC transporter ATP-binding protein, whose protein sequence is MIIIQNIYKFFGNFKALDNVSITVNQGQKVVIIGPSGSGKSTVLRTINRLERIDKGKIIVDGIDVNDEKTDINSLRTELGMVFQNFNLFRHKTALENLTLAPIKLKKIPPKIAKEKALELLEKVGIREKADLYPAQLSGGQKQRVAIARALAMNPKIMLFDEPTSALDPEMIGEVLDVMVKLAREGMTMVVVTHEMGFAREVADRVIFMDEGQILEEGPPIHFFESPEHPRLKKFLSQIL
- a CDS encoding amino acid ABC transporter permease, yielding MREENHIVEIEITDGASIPTSKDVSLLSAWKIAFFGAIAVVIYLVTFKSDPYLRILKCLPDGILITFEVTIGSIALALIIGLITGLGRISKKKYINLIASTYVEVVRGIPLLVQLFYIYYALGRIIQVPDIMAAIISMSVCYGAYMGEVFRAGIESIEWGQTEAARSLGFNRTQTMFYVILPQAWRTILPPVGNEFIALLKDTSLVSILAVSDLLRRGREFASESFLYFETYTLIAIIYLIITLVLSKMVGLMEERLSRYERR